From a region of the Solanum stenotomum isolate F172 chromosome 2, ASM1918654v1, whole genome shotgun sequence genome:
- the LOC125854288 gene encoding protein NSP-INTERACTING KINASE 2-like, whose product MKAILGYLYLFNFLAYYAHAMLTPAGVNYEVQALMEIKKNLDDPHNVLNWDGDAVDPCSWNMVTCSYDKFVTTLESPSQNLSGKISPYIHNLTHLELILLQSNNISGSIPMELGMLKKLKTIDLSDNKLTGEIPSSLAQLKSLQYLKLNNNSLTGAVPLDLANMTQLSLMDLSFNNLSGPVPRLLAKTFNILGNPMICATGKESECNGTTPMPLSFSSNNPQNVQPSGKPKTHKVALAFGTSLGCIFLLIVGFGFFLWWRQKHNKQIFFDSNEHHIEEVCLGNLRRFQFKELQSATNNFSSKNILGKGGFGNVYKGRLSDGIIVAVKRLKDGNAVGGNQQFQTEVALISLAVHRNLLRLYGFCMTPTERLLVYPYMSNGSVASRLKAKPTLDWGTRKGIALGAARGLLYLHEQCDPKIIHRDVKAANILLDDYCEAVVGDFGLAKLLDHHDSHVTTAVRGTVGHIAPEYLSTGQSSDKTDVFGFGILLLELITGQRALEFGKAANQKGAMLDWVRKIQQEKKLDMLVDKDMKNEYDTIELEEMVQVALLCTQYHPSHRPKMSEVVRMLEGDGLAEKWEASQRAEPTRCSRANEFSSSERYSDLTDDSSLLVQAMELSGPR is encoded by the exons ATGAAGGCTATTTTGGGTTATTTGTACTTATTCAACTTCTTGGCTTATTATGCTCATGCTATGCTTACTCCAGCTGGTGTCAATTATGAAG TGCAAGCTTTAATGGAGATAAAGAAGAATTTAGATGatcctcataatgttttaaacTGGGATGGAGATGCTGTTGATCCTTGTAGCTGGAATATGGTGACATGTTCATATGATAAATTTGTCACTACCCT GGAAAGTCCCAGCCAAAATTTGTCTGGCAAAATATCACCATATATCCACAACTTGACACACCTTGAACTTAT ACTTCTACAGAGCAATAATATATCAGGATCAATTCCTATGGAGCTTGGAATGCTTAAAAAACTCAAGACAATTGATCTTTCTGATAACAAGTTAACCGGCGAAATCCCGTCGTCTTTAGCTCAGCTGAAAAGCCTTCAATACTT GAAATTAAACAACAACAGTCTAACTGGAGCTGTTCCTTTGGACTTGGCCAATATGACTCAGCTCTCACTTAT GGACTTGTCTTTCAACAATCTCAGTGGTCCTGTACCAAGGCTTCTAGCCAAAACATTCAa TATATTGGGAAATCCAATGATATGTGCAACTGGAAAAGAATCAGAGTGCAATGGAACAACACCAATGCCCCTCTCCTTCTCTTCAAACAATCCACAGA ATGTTCAGCCTTCTGGAAAACCGAAGACTCACAAGGTTGCGTTAGCCTTTGGAACAAGTCTAGGATGCATCTTCCTACTAATTGTTGGGTTTGGATTCTTTCTGTGGTGGAGACAAAAGCACAATAAGCAAATTTTCTTTGACAGTAATG AACAtcatattgaagaagtgtgCTTAGGCAACTTAAGGAGGTTTCAATTCAAGGAACTTCAGTCTGCCACAAACAATTTCAGCAGCAAGAACATACTAGGGAAAGGTGGTTTTGGTAATGTTTATAAAGGACGTCTTAGTGACGGGATTATTGTAGCTGTGAAAAGGCTCAAAGATGGAAATGCAGTTGGAGGCAATCAACAATTTCAGACTGAAGTCGCGTTGATCAGTCTGGCAGTGCATCGGAATCTCCTCAGGTTGTATGGATTTTGTATGACACCAACTGAAAGGTTGCTGGTGTACCCTTACATGTCTAATGGAAGTGTAGCTTCGCGTCTCAAAG CCAAACCAACCTTGGATTGGGGTACAAGAAAAGGAATAGCTTTGGGAGCTGCAAGGGGTTTATTATATCTACACGAACAATGTGATCCAAAGATCATTCATAGGGATGTGAAAGCTGCAAATATATTGCTTGATGATTACTGTGAAGCTGTTGTTGGAGATTTCGGGTTGGCAAAGCTTTTGGATCATCACGATTCACATGTCACAACCGCGGTTAGAGGAACTGTAGGACATATAGCTCCGGAATATCTCTCCACAGGACAGTCCTCTGATAAGACGGACGTCTTTGGTTTTGGTATTCTCTTGCTAGAATTAATCACTGGACAAAGAGCTCTGGAATTTGGTAAAGCAGCAAACCAGAAAGGCGCTATGCTTGATTGG GTAAGAAAGATTCAACAGGAGAAAAAGCTAGACATGTTGGTGGACAAAGACATGAAAAACGAGTACGATACGATAGAGTTAGAGGAAATGGTTCAAGTAGCATTACTATGCACTCAGTATCATCCAAGTCATAGACCAAAAATGTCTGAAGTTGTAAGAATGCTTGAAGGAGATGGACTAGCAGAGAAATGGGAAGCATCTCAAAGAGCAGAACCAACAAGATGCAGCAGAGCCAATGAATTTTCCTCTTCAGAAAGATACTCTGATCTTACTGATGATTCTTCATTACTTGTACAAGCAATGGAACTATCTGGTCCAAGatga
- the LOC125854296 gene encoding F-box/FBD/LRR-repeat protein At1g13570-like, which produces MDTDLDRDLLSDLPQSIIESILVKVPLVDAVRTSILSRKWRYKWAAITELVFNDTCLTSGHDKSIISCNLVNFITRCLFLHDGPIHKFELNTSYSLASPDLDQWLLFLSRKDIKELIIDIGEDDWFRAPSCVFFCPKLTHLVLVRCELNPPPNFKGFLCLKHLSLQQVIIPPHDIEVLISSCPLLESLTLSYFDSLELTIRAPNLKYLNLEGEFKDIRLENTPHLIGISVAMYMTDDIAEHFEQCSGCNFDKFLGGVPCLERLIGHIYFTKYLSIGNEQGNFPVTYQNLKFIELYQVSFEDMKELLVVLRLIVSSPNLEELQISSSSITTTTDIYDLEFWERDWPADCTFGKLKIVHMTDFSGLPHEIAFIKFLLGHSPVLEQMIVAPTIYVTDKVVKMLIDLLTFRRASPQATVKFIQEPL; this is translated from the exons ATGGACACTGATTTGGATAGAGATTTATTAAGTGATTTGCCTCAAAGTATCATAGAAAGCATCCTCGTAAAAGTTCCATTAGTCGATGCTGTAAGGACAAGCATATTGTCAAGAAAATGGAGATACAAGTGGGCAGCCATTACAGAACTTGTTTTTAATGACACATGTCTGACTTCTGGCCATGACAAATCAATTATCAGTTGCAATCTTGTAAATTTCATTACCCGTTGCCTGTTTCTTCATGACGGGCCGATTCACAAATTTGAATTGAACACTTCCTACTCCCTAGCTTCTCCAGATTTAGATCAGTGGCTACTTTTCCTTTCTCGTAAAGATATCAAAGAGTTGATTATTGATATAGGAGAAGATGACTGGTTTAGAGCACCTTCATGTGTGTTCTTTTGTCCTAAGTTGACTCATTTGGTGCTTGTTCGATGTGAATTAAACCCACCTCCAAATTTCAAAGGCTTCTTGTGTTTGAAGCACCTTAGTCTCCAACAAGTTATCATTCCTCCACATGATATTGAAGTTCTGATCTCTAGTTGCCCTCTTCTCGAGAGCTTGACATTGTCATATTTTGACAGTTTGGAGCTTACTATTCGAGCTCCAAATCTCAAGTATCTGAATTTGGAAGGTGAATTTAAGGATATACGCCTTGAGAATACTCCACATCTGATCGGTATTTCAGTTGCCATGTATATGACTGATGATATAGCTGAGCACTTTGAACAATGCTCAGGTTGCAATTTCGACAAGTTTCTTGGTGGTGTTCCTTGCCTTGAGAGGCTTATTGGTCATATATACTTCACTAAA TATTTGAGTATAGGAAATGAGCAAGGAAACTTTCCCGTTACATATCAAAATCTGAAGTTCATTGAACTGTACCAAGTTAGTTTTGAAGACATGAAAGAGTTACTTGTTGTGCTTCGCTTGATTGTGAGTTCTCCTAATCTAGAGGAGCTTCAAATATCT AGTTCCTCGATTACAACCACCACCGATATTTATGATCTAGAATTTTGGGAGAGAGACTGGCCTGCTGACTGCACTTTCGGTAAACTGAAGATTGTGCATATGACTGATTTCTCCGGTCTGCCACATGAAATCGCGTTTATCAAATTCTTACTTGGACATTCACCTGTTCTCGAACAAATGATTGTTGCTCCTACTATATATGTCACAGATAAAGTGGTGAAAATGTTGATCGACCTGTTAACATTTCGACGGGCTTCTCCTCAAGCTACAGTTAAATTTATTCAAGAGCCATTGTAG